One genomic segment of Gossypium arboreum isolate Shixiya-1 chromosome 3, ASM2569848v2, whole genome shotgun sequence includes these proteins:
- the LOC108476278 gene encoding uncharacterized protein LOC108476278, with protein MAKGSKGRRRSAFRQCRPTPYSLSSQRPGISGDLYHKKCSKPLDKKDWEDVTCSVCMECPHNAVLLLCSSHDKGCRPYMCGTSFRYSNCLDQYKKFYTKVVSSSHEESLHGSIDDLVLAPSVEKCEVTELACPLCRGQVKGWTVVEPAREYLNAKKRSCMQDDCTFVGTFKELRKHMKANHPSAKPREVDPTLEQRWRRLEREREREDVISTIRSAMPGAMVFGDYVIEGNHRGFETDEEDGPDTDPADRNGNFEVGLDSNVVNFFLLLHAFGPSGNDLSRRPRQPTHTPDEDTVGIHHTSPVGDLGSSGQDDDEDDGSDISLVSRLRRHGRLLLGRSGRRRRRREGTTGGQI; from the coding sequence ATGGCAAAAGGAAGCAAAGGACGACGTAGAAGTGCTTTCAGGCAATGCCGGCCAACCCCATACTCATTGTCCTCACAGCGCCCAGGGATCTCTGGGGATTTGTACCACAAAAAATGTTCCAAACCTTTGGATAAGAAAGATTGGGAAGATGTAACATGTTCTGTTTGCATGGAGTGCCCTCACAATGCTGTTCTTCTTCTCTGTTCATCTCATGACAAGGGCTGCCGTCCCTACATGTGTGGAACTAGCTTCCGATATTCAAATTGCCTTGACCAGTACAAGAAGTTCTACACTAAAGTAGTCTCATCCAGTCACGAAGAATCTTTGCATGGTTCCATTGATGATCTGGTTCTAGCGCCAAGTGTTGAGAAGTGTGAAGTGACGGAACTTGCATGTCCACTTTGCAGGGGTCAAGTGAAAGGATGGACTGTGGTGGAACCTGCAAGGGAATATTTAAATGCTAAAAAGAGAAGCTGCATGCAGGATGACTGTACCTTTGTTGGGACTTTTAAGGAACTAAGGAAACACATGAAAGCCAATCATCCGTCTGCCAAGCCACGTGAAGTGGATCCTACTCTTGAACAGAGATGGAGAAGGCTTGAACGAGAGCGTGAAAGAGAGGACGTGATAAGCACAATAAGATCAGCTATGCCAGGGGCAATGGTTTTTGGTGATTACGTGATAGAAGGAAATCATCGTGGTTTCGAGACAGATGAAGAAGATGGTCCCGACACAGATCCTGCAGATCGTAACGGAAATTTTGAAGTTGGCTTAGATAGTAATGTCGTTAACTTCTTTCTTCTCCTGCATGCATTTGGTCCATCAGGTAATGACCTGAGTAGACGACCAAGGCAACCTACACACACACCTGACGAGGACACTGTTGGCATTCACCACACCTCCCCCGTTGGGGATCTCGGTTCCTCTGGTCAAGATGACGACGAAGATGATGGCAGTGATATTTCTTTGGTTAGCCGCCTTCGCCGGCATGGCAGACTTCTTTTGGGACGTTCAGGCCGAAGACGTAGACGAAGAGAAGGCACCACGGGTGGTCAAATATAG
- the LOC108474751 gene encoding kinetochore protein NDC80 homolog, which translates to MRATARGRPTESFHPPVAQQSRDSDASFASSRPSSVAIGRAVSAVEPYAERSFQVATTRSINAFFSTHSIPPISTKPSQAPSAKELLNILTSLLSLLGFPCSKVEDELGFLLKSLNCPFKFNKSTLRAPNTHHNWPNWLGIVHWLVQLAIYNEHLCQNSISSFAQNNSMTEYALECYKRFICGEDDLVEVLDKEFVQKLEKERENVVENCRALEKSVGELEAKAEGLKTGPTEKEMLEKENNVLEEDVKKFHAMIAEFTGRVAAMEKVLEEKQKELNVKEEERNRICEENEELKKRVELQTFNARDVERMRREMQAVEKDIVEAEMARNSWEDKSWDLDSAIGQKFKELTALAMECNQAIRRLKLGNDFQYELNAKGSTPAEVMGIDYKATLKPELEIYADKIRESSKKKFEDMIVLQQQSKEMASKIEDKKNCIAELQSRIDEVEAQINLFKKEIQDCDHRSTAEAKKMVEDVQFETHKLDITEREATEILKASQLRLQEAIQQSEEEIQIHARQLFMVVDSVSKYKEHVESKISEMRVSLSETAAAVSDAYKGSLPAQFPGSANAN; encoded by the exons atgagagcCACCGCACGCGGCCGTCCCACCGAGTCCTTCCATCCTCCGGTAGCACAACAGTCACGCGATTCCGATGCCAGTTTCGCCAGCAGTCGGCCCTCTTCCGTTGCTATTGGCCGCGCCGTATCCGCCGTTGAACCCTATGCCGAACGCTCTTTCCAAGTGGCGACCACCCGTTCTATTAACGCTTTCTTCTCCACTCATTCAATTCCACCTATCTCCACCAAACCTTCTCAAGCACCGTCCGCTAAAGAGCTCTTGAATATCCTTACCTCCCTCCTTTCTCTTCTTGGTTTCCCTTGCTCCAAAGTCGAGGACGAACTAGGTTTTCTTTTGAAATCTCTAAATTGCCCTTTCAAGTTCAATAAATCTACGCTCCGTGCCCCTAATACCCATCACAATTGGCCAAATTGGCTTGGTATCGTTCACTGGCTGGTTCAACTTGCGATCTACAATGAACATTTATGTCAGAACTCCATATCTTCTTTTGCTCAAAACAATAGCATGACTGAGTATGCATTGGAGTGTTACAAACGATTTATATGTGGAGAGGATGATTTAGTTGAGGTTTTAGATAAGGAGTTCGTGCAGAAGCTTGAGAAAGAGAGGGAAAATGTGGTGGAGAATTGCAGGGCTTTGGAGAAGAGTGTTGGAGAACTGGAGGCTAAAGCGGAGGGATTAAAGACCGGGCCAACGGAGAAGGAAATGCTGGAGAAGGAAAACAATGTGTTGGAAGAAGATGTGAAGAAGTTTCATGCAATGATTGCGGAGTTTACGGGAAGGGTTGCAGCGATGGAGAAGGTGTTGGAGGAAAAACAGAAGGAATTGAACGTTAAGGAAGAGGAGAGGAATCGAATTTGTGAGGAGAATGAGGAGCTTAAGAAGAGAGTGGAGTTGCAAACCTTTAATGCTAGAGATGTGGAGAGGATGAGAAGGGAGATGCAAGCTGTGGAGAAGGACATTGTGGAGGCAGAAATGGCAAGAAATTCATGGGAGGATAAGTCTTGGGATCTTGATTCTGCTATAGGGCAGAAGTTTAAGGAGCTTACCGCGCTTGCAATGGAGTGCAACCAGGCAATTAGGAG GTTAAAGCTTGGTAATGATTTCCAGTACGAGCTTAATGCTAAAGGTTCAACACCTGCTGAGGTGATGGGAATTGACTACAAAGCAACACTTAAGCCTGAACTCGAAATCTATGCTGACAAAATAAGGGAGAGTTctaagaaaaagtttgaagacaTGATTGTCCTTCAGCAACAATCAAAAGAAATGGCTTCTAAGATTGAAGACAAGAAAAATTGTATTGCTGAACTTCAATCCCGTATTGATGAG GTTGAAGCCCAAATAAATTTGTTCAAGAAGGAAATACAGGACTGTGATCATAGATCTACTGCAGAAGCCAAGAAAATGGTTGAGGACGTCCAGTTCGAGACGCATAAGTTAGATATCACGGAAAGAGAAGCAACAGAGATTCTAAAG GCTTCGCAACTGAGGTTGCAAGAAGCAATCCAACAAAGTGAAGAGGAAATTCAGATACACGCACGTCAACTCTTTATGGTCGTTGATTCAGTGTCAAAATATAAAGAACACGTTGAATCCAAAATTTCAGAGATGAGGGTTAGTCTCTCGGAAACTGCTGCCGCCGTATCAGATGCTTACAAGGGTTCATTGCCAGCACAGTTCCCTGGTAGTGCGAATGCAAATTAG
- the LOC108476131 gene encoding uncharacterized protein LOC108476131, translating to MPPTNMNPNHNRSQATETRSSTANGDHHHHPNGHSITAQPLQRHHTYYPRSSSSSASFKGCCCCLFLLFSFLALLVLAIVLVIVLAVKPKKPQFDLQQVAVQYMGISTSTPSSFDGTATAVATTPTTASLSLTIRMLFTAVNPNKVGIKYGESRFTVMYRGIPLGKASVPGFYQQAHSTRNVEATIAVDRANLMQADATDLIKDASIYDRVQLRVLGDVGAKIRVLNFDSPGVQVSVDCAIVISPRKQSLTYKQCGFEGLNV from the exons atgcCACCTACAAACATGAATCCAAACCATAATCGATCCCAAGCCACAGAAACGCGTTCATCCACCGCTAACGGTGACCACCACCACCACCCCAACGGCCACTCCATCACCGCTCAACCACTCCAACGCCACCATACTTACTACCCTCGTTCTTCCTCTTCCTCCGCCTCTTTTAAAGGCTGTTGTTGTTGCCTTTTCCTCCTTTTTTCCTTCTTAGCACTTCTTGTACTAGCTATCGTCCTCGTCATTGTCCTCGCCGTTAAACCCAAAAAACCCCAGTTCGATCTCCAACAAGTAGCGGTTCAATACATGGGCATTTCAACATCTACTCCATCTTCTTTCGACGGTACCGCAACCGCCGTCGCTACCACCCCAACCACCGCTTCTTTATCTTTAACCATCCGTATGCTTTTCACAGCGGTAAATCCTAACAAAGTGGGGATCAAATACGGCGAATCTAGATTCACCGTTATGTACCGTGGGATCCCTTTGGGTAAAGCTTCGGTTCCTGGGTTTTATCAACAAGCTCATAGTACTCGTAACGTGGAAGCAACCATCGCCGTTGATCGAGCTAACTTAATGCAAGCTGACGCCACCGATTTAATCAAAGACGCCTCCATTTATGACCGTGTTCAGCTCCGAGTTCTCGGTGACGTCGGCGCCAAGATCCGTGTATTAAACTTCGATTCTCCTGGCGTCCAG GTATCAGTGGATTGTGCAATAGTGATTAGTCCAAGGAAGCAATCACTTACATACAAGCAATGTGGATTTGAAGGATTGAatgtttaa
- the LOC108476130 gene encoding probable helicase MAGATAMA 3, with the protein MAVDKDKLQEEASIVRFCKIILGWDYFRLLKLSRKNNKDEATSALKEVKDSYKDVDDYLATFEPLLFEEVKAQIVQRKDEEEVTDWKLRLVMECNEADGFYLPAITYEAEEEESISQNDLLLLSKEDFKEGSKKLPTTYAFALVEHRQKNQLRLRMYLAGEFTQVNPDVEKSSARLARMQALITSTANAVDKRLFSIKVCSLSTIAREYIALRSVGSLPFKDLILKAAERDPGSEDQSWKISGSLKDYFKENLNKSQQEAIHAGLSRKSIVLIQGPPGTGKTQTILGLLSAILHATPARVHSKGVLLELNLGPELPIEEKYKHWGRASPWLMNANPRDIIMPIDGDDGFFPTSGNEMKPEVVNSRRKYRLRVLVCAPSNSALDEIVLRLLKTGVRDENVRAYTPKVVRIGLKPHHSVEAVSLDYLVNQKRELAGDKPKQSSTAKDIDSLRAAILDEAVIVCSTLSFSGSALLSKLSSGFDVVIIDEAAQAVEPATLLPLSSGCKQVFLIGDPVQLPATVISPVAEKFGYATSLFKRFQRAGYPVKMLKTQYRMHPEIRSFPSKEFYDEALEDGSDVEDQTTREWHNYRCFGPFCFFDIHEGKESQPSGSGSWVNTDEIEFVLALYNKLITMHPELKSSSQFAIISPYRHQVKLLQERFQETFGVESKRVVDIGTIDGFQGREKDVVIFSCVRASKDRGIGFVSDFRRMNVGITRAKSSVLVVGSASTLKRDEHWNNLVESAEERGCLFKVGKPYTSFLNDEYLESMKVINKDAQMMEDMDDLDNDNVAAYNMAGDADQAPVEDNDYGDGDGDVGGYDDD; encoded by the exons ATGGCTGTGGACAAAGATAAGCTTCAAGAAGAAGCTTCCATTGTTCGTTTTTGTAAAATTATTCTTGGCTGGGACTATTTTCGCCTCCTCAAATTATCTAGA AAAAATAACAAAGATGAGGCGACGTCGGCTTTAAAAGAAGTGAAGGATAGCTACAAAGACGTTGATGATTATTTGGCTACTTTCGAGCCGCTTTTGTTTGAGGAAGTCAAAGCTCAGATTGTTCAGAGAAAAGATGAGGAGGAAG TGACTGATTGGAAGCTAAGGCTGGTTATGGAATGCAATGAGGCTGATGGATTTTACTTACCTGCGATTACTTATGAAGCTGAGGAGGAAGAATCGATATCACAGAATGACCTTTTGCTGCTTTCAAAAGAGGAC TTTAAAGAGGGTAGTAAGAAACTCCCAACAACATATGCATTTGCATTGGTGGAACATAGACAAAAGAATCAGCTTAGACTCAGAATGTACTTAGCTGGCGAGTTCACACAAGTAAATCCTGATGTTGAAAAGAGTTCTGCAAGGCTGGCGCGTATGCAAGCCCTTATCACTTCTACTGCTAATGCAGTGGACAAACGATTGTTCAGTATAAAG GTTTGTAGTTTATCAACTATAGCGCGTGAATATATAGCTCTGCGATCAGTTGGTTCTCTTCCTTTCAAGGATTTAATACTTAAAGCAGCAGAAAGAGATCCCGGTTCTGAAGACCAATCCTGGAAAATTTCTGGATCCCTAAAAGATTATTTTAAGGAGAATCTTAACAAATCTCAACAGGAAGCTATACAT GCTGGTCTGTCTCGTAAATCCATTGTCCTGATACAG GGGCCACCTGGAACAGGGAAGACACAGACCATCCTTGGACTTCTAAGTGCTATTTTGCATGCAACTCCAGCAAGAGTACACTCGAA GGGTGTATTGCTTGAGCTAAATCTTGGACCAGAACTACCCATTGAAGAAAA ATACAAGCATTGGGGACGAGCTTCTCCATGGTTAATGAATGCTAATCCCAGGGATATTATCATGCCTATTGATGGTGATGATGGTTTCTTTCCTACCTCTGGAAACGAGATG AAGCCAGAAGTTGTTAATTCCAGACGGAAATATCGCCTACGGGTGCTGGTATGTGCACCATCAAATTCTGCTCTTGATGAGATTGTGTTACGTCTTTTAAAAACCG GTGTTCGTGATGAAAATGTTCGCGCATATACTCCTAAAGTTGTTCGCATTGGTCTTAAACCACATCATTCTGTCGAGGCAGTCTCCCTGGATTACCTT GTTAATCAAAAGAGGGAGTTGGCTGGTGATAAGCCGAAACAATCTTCCACAGCAAAGGATATAGACAGCCTTCGTGCTGCAATTTTAGATGAGGCTGTCATT GTCTGCTCCACGCTCAGCTTCAGTGGTTCAGCATTGCTTTCTAAACTTAGTTCTGGTTTTGATGTTGTTATAATTGATGAAGCTGCCCAAGCT GTGGAACCTGCCACTCTTCTTCCTTTGTCCAGTGGCTGCAAACAAGTATTTCTG ATAGGTGATCCAGTTCAATTACCTGCTACTGTAATTTCACCCGTTGCTGAGAAATTTGG CTATGCCACGAGTTTGTTCAAGAGATTTCAGAGGGCTGGTTATCCTGTAAAGATGCTTAAGACTCAGTATCGAATGCATCCCGAG ATAAGAAGCTTTCCTTCAAAAGAGTTCTATGATGAGGCGTTAGAAGATGGATCAGATGTCGAAGATCAAACTACTCGTGAATGGCACAATTACCGCTGCTTCGGACCATTTTGCTTTTTCGATATACATGAAGGGAAAGAGTCACAACCCTCAGGAAGTGGGTCCTGGGTAAATACTGATGAGATCGAGTTTGTCCTTGCCTTGTACAATAAATTGATAACAATGCACCCAGAGCTTAAGTCGAGCTCTCAATTTGCTATTATAAGCCCTTATAGACATCAAGTCAAGCTTTTACAAGAGAGATTTCAGGAAACTTTTGGGGTGGAGTCCAAAAGGGTTGTGGATATTGGTACCATTGACGGTTTCCAG GGACGGGAAAAAGATGTTGTAATATTTTCTTGTGTGAGGGCTAGCAAAGATAGAGGCATAGGCTTTGTGTCTGATTTTCGGCGAATGAATGTCGGAATCACCCGAGCAAAGTCTTCTGTACTG GTGGTTGGTTCAGCATCAACGCTGAAGAGGGACGAGCATTGGAACAACCTAGTAGAAAGTGCTGAGGAGCGAGGATGCTTATTTAAG GTAGGGAAGCCTTATACATCATTCTTGAATGATGAATATCTAGAATCGATGAAGGTTATTAACAAGGATGCACAAATGATGGAAGATATGGATGATCTTGATAATGATAATGTAGCAGCCTATAATATGGCTGGAGATGCTGATCAAGCTCCGGTGGAAGACAATGATTATGGAGATGGAGATGGAGATGTAGGAGGATATGATGATGACTGA
- the LOC108474629 gene encoding G-box-binding factor 4-like, which yields MASSKLITTTSQTNPDVTRQPSLCSSLSTLFADLQNQQNNNENRSQNCVGSMSMDDLLKNIYPSTPPPPPSTTGNTGSDAHHAQFLGGSISREGSFSLPKDVASKSVDEVWKEIVAGGGDQRQEGQLEEMTLEDFLTKAGAVREEDVSRGVVNQVGAGVFHVEPAVINGGGSQFSTFGNKGGVDHQRLVVVPTGGGGRGKRRAVEEPPLDKATQQKQRRMIKNRESAARSRERKQAYTVELESMVTHLEEENARLRREEAELNKERFKQLMKNLVPVDEKQRPRRVIRRAHSMEW from the exons ATGGCGTCTTCTAAGTTGATCACGACCACGTCACAGACGAATCCCGATGTGACACGTCAGCCTTCTCTGTGCTCTTCGCTCTCCACTCTCTTCGCTGATCTCCAAAACCAACAAAACAACAATGAAAACCGATCTCAGAACTGCGTTGGTTCCATGAGTATGGACGATCTATTGAAAAACATATACCCGTCGACACCGCCTCCTCCGCCGTCGACGACGGGGAATACTGGTTCCGACGCTCACCACGCACAGTTCCTCGGTGGTTCCATCTCGCGCGAAGGTAGCTTCTCGCTTCCGAAGGATGTGGCTAGCAAGTCCGTTGACGAGGTTTGGAAGGAGATCGTGGCTGGCGGAGGCGATCAAAGGCAGGAAGGTCAACTTGAAGAGATGACTTTGGAGGATTTTTTGACGAAAGCTGGTGCGGTTAGGGAAGAGGACGTCAGCCGGGGAGTTGTTAATCAGGTGGGTGCAGGTGTTTTTCACGTGGAGCCTGCCGTTATCAACGGCGGTGGAAGTCAGTTTTCGACGTTTGGAAACAAAGGTGGCGTTGATCATCAGAGGTTGGTGGTGGTGCCAACTGGTGGAGGCGGGAGAGGTAAACGACGCGCCGTGGAGGAACCTCCTTTGGATAAAGCGACACAGCAGAAACAGAGGAGGATGATCAAGAACAGAGAATCCGCTGCTAGGTCTAGAGAACGCAAACAG GCATATACTGTTGAATTGGAATCTATGGTAACACATCTGGAAGAAGAGAATGCTCGGTTGCGAAGAGAAGAG GCTGAGCTAAACAAGGAGAGGTTTAAGCAG TTGATGAAGAACTTGGTCCCCGTCGACGAGAAGCAAAGACCGCGTCGTGTTATCAGACGAGCTCATTCTATGGAATGGTAA
- the LOC108476381 gene encoding tubby-like F-box protein 8, producing MSFRSIVRDVRDSFGSLSRRSFDVRLIGHHRGKSHGSLHDLHDEPVVVQSSRWANLPPELLVDVIKRLEESESTWPTRKNVVACASVCRSWRFICKEIVKSPEFCGKLTFPVSLKQPGPRDGTIQCFIKRDKSKLTYRLFLCLSPALLVENGKFLLSAKRTRRTTSTEYIISMNADNISRSSSSYIGKLRSNFLGTKFIIYDTQPAYTSTHVPPPGRTSRRFYSKKVSPKVPTGSYNIAQITYELNVLGTRGPRRMHCMMHSIPASALDAGGVVPGQPELLRHPLEDSFRSISFSKSLDHSVEFSSSRFSEIGTSYDDEDGKMKPLILKNKPPRWHEQLQCWCLNFRGRVTVASVKNFQLIAATQAAAGAPTLSSQPAPPDTDKIILQFGKVGKDMFTMDYRYPLSAFQAFAICLSSFDTKLACE from the exons ATGTCCTTCCGTAGCATAGTTCGTGATGTGAGGGATAGTTTTGGGAGCTTGTCTAGGCGAAGTTTTGATGTTAGGTTGATCGGGCATCATAGGGGAAAATCCCATGGTTCATTACATGATTTGCACGATGAGCCTGTTGTAGTTCAGAGCAGCCGGTGGGCTAACCTACCCCCTGAGCTGCTTGTCGATGTGATCAAGAGGTTGGAGGAGAGTGAGAGCACATGGCCTACTCGAAAGAATGTCGTTGCATGCGCATCAGTTTGTCGGTCGTGGAGATTCATCTGCAAAGAAATTGTTAAGAGTCCCGAATTCTGTGGGAAGCTTACATTCCCCGTGTCTCTGAAACAG CCTGGGCCACGCGATGGAACCATCCAGTGTTTCATTAAAAGGGATAAATCTAAATTAACGTATCGCCTCTTTCTTTGTCTTAGCCCTG CCCTGCTAGTTGAGAACGGGAAATTCCTTCTTTCTGCAAAAAGGACACGTAGGACTACTTCTACGGAGTATATCATTTCTATGAATGCTGATAACATTTCACGATCAAGTAGCAGTTACATTGGAAAACTGAG GTCAAACTTCCTTGGCACAAAGTTCATAATATATGACACCCAACCTGCCTATACCTCGACTCATGTCCCTCCACCAGGCCGGACGAGTCGAAGATTTTACTCCAAGAAAGTTTCCCCTAAAGTCCCTACTGGCAGCTACAACATAGCTCAGATTACTTATGAACTAAATGTTCTCGGTACTCGGGGTCCACGAAGGATGCATTGTATGATGCACTCTATCCCTGCTTCGGCTCTTGACGCCGGTGGTGTTGTCCCTGGCCAGCCCGAGCTTCTCCGTCATCCATTAGAGGACTCATTCAGAAGCATTTCCTTCTCTAAATCTCTTGACCACTCTGTTGAGTTCAGCAGCTCTCGGTTTTCCGAAATTGGCACATCTTATGATGATGAGGACGGGAAAATGAAACCCTTGATCCTCAAAAACAAGCCCCCAAGATGGCACGAGCAGTTACAGTGTTGGTGCTTGAATTTCCGAGGTCGAGTAACAGTTGCTTCGGTTAAGAACTTCCAATTGATTGCTGCCACACAAGCAGCTGCTGGTGCACCCACCCTATCATCTCAACCTGCCCCACCTGATACTGATAAGATAATCCTACAGTTTGGTAAAGTTGGCAAAGATATGTTCACCATGGATTACCGTTATCCGCTATCTGCATTTCAGGCTTTTGCAATCTGCCTTAGCAGCTTTGACACCAAATTGGCTTGTGAATAG
- the LOC108475628 gene encoding WAT1-related protein At1g68170-like isoform X2: MEQILSILQGLKPAMLMVVVQVVFAGVNVLYKLAENDGMSSKVMVSYRFIFASAVMIPLALIVERKRPKLTWTVLLQAFFCGLLGLEKVGFGTMAGKAKVLGTLIGIGGAMLLTFYKGVQINTGSVHVDLVHHQHHGASSSYSSHPSSAHHLWGALLALGSCISYALWLNVQAKMGEKYPCYYSSTALTCIMAAIQSTVFALCLEKDWSQWKLGWNVRLLTVAFAGILGSGLMFSLVAWCVRLKGPLYASVFNPLLLVLVAFAGSFFLEENLYLGSIMGAVLIVMGLYIVLWGKGKEMEMKKMNELVSSIKSVTTNRAIQVIVTSNDATSTISNNDNNSINVASKIPSNK, from the exons atggaGCAGATTTTAAGTATATTGCAGGGGTTAAAGCCAGCAATGTTAATGGTTGTGGTTCAAGTAGTGTTTGCAGGTGTTAATGTGTTGTATAAATTGGCAGAAAATGATGGGATGAGCTCCAAGGTCATGGTTTCTTATCGTTTCATATTTGCCTCTGCTGTTATGATCCCTCTTGCTCTCATCGTTGAAAG AAAGAGGCCAAAACTGACTTGGACTGTGCTACTTCAAGCATTTTTTTGTGGGTTACTTGG ATTGGAAAAGGTAGGATTTGGAACAATGGCAGGGAAGGCAAAGGTGTTGGGTACATTAATTGGAATAGGTGGTGCAATGTTGCTTACTTTTTACAAAGGAGTCCAAATTAATACAGGATCGGTCCATGTAGACCTTGTACATCATCAACATCATGGGGCTTCTTCTTCTTATAGCTCACATCCAAGCTCTGCACATCATTTATGGGGTGCTTTGTTGGCTCTTGGTAGCTGTATTTCATATGCTCTATGGTTAAATGTTcag GCTAAGATGGGTGAGAAATATCCATGTTATTACTCAAGCACAGCATTGACATGCATAATGGCAGCCATACAATCAACTGTTTTTGCACTTTGCTTGGAAAAAGATTGGAGTCAGTGGAAATTAGGCTGGAATGTTAGGCTTCTCACCGTTGCGTTTGCG GGAATTTTAGGGTCAGGATTGATGTTTAGCTTGGTCGCTTGGTGCGTGCGCTTGAAAGGTCCGCTTTACGCATCCGTTTTCAACCCTTTGTTGCTTGTATTAGTTGCCTTTGCAGGCTCATTTTTCCTCGAAGAAAACCTCTATCTCGGAAG TATAATGGGAGCAGTGCTTATTGTGATGGGACTCTACATTGTGCTATGGGGAAAAGGCAAAGAGAtggaaatgaaaaagatgaatgaATTAGTTTCATCGATTAAAAGTGTTACCACCAATAGAGCTATCCAAGTTATTGTCACTTCCAATGATGCCACTTCTACTATTAGTAACAATGATAATAATAGCATCAATGTAGCAAGTAAAATTCCATCAAATAAATAG
- the LOC108475628 gene encoding WAT1-related protein At1g68170-like isoform X1, translated as MEQILSILQGLKPAMLMVVVQVVFAGVNVLYKLAENDGMSSKVMVSYRFIFASAVMIPLALIVERKRPKLTWTVLLQAFFCGLLGGSLSQNLYIVSMTLTSATFVSAMTNLIPGITFIVAVTIGLEKVGFGTMAGKAKVLGTLIGIGGAMLLTFYKGVQINTGSVHVDLVHHQHHGASSSYSSHPSSAHHLWGALLALGSCISYALWLNVQAKMGEKYPCYYSSTALTCIMAAIQSTVFALCLEKDWSQWKLGWNVRLLTVAFAGILGSGLMFSLVAWCVRLKGPLYASVFNPLLLVLVAFAGSFFLEENLYLGSIMGAVLIVMGLYIVLWGKGKEMEMKKMNELVSSIKSVTTNRAIQVIVTSNDATSTISNNDNNSINVASKIPSNK; from the exons atggaGCAGATTTTAAGTATATTGCAGGGGTTAAAGCCAGCAATGTTAATGGTTGTGGTTCAAGTAGTGTTTGCAGGTGTTAATGTGTTGTATAAATTGGCAGAAAATGATGGGATGAGCTCCAAGGTCATGGTTTCTTATCGTTTCATATTTGCCTCTGCTGTTATGATCCCTCTTGCTCTCATCGTTGAAAG AAAGAGGCCAAAACTGACTTGGACTGTGCTACTTCAAGCATTTTTTTGTGGGTTACTTGG GGGTTCACTATCTCAAAATTTGTACATAGTGAGCATGACCTTAACGTCCGCAACATTTGTTTCCGCCATGACTAATTTGATTCCTGGCATAACTTTCATTGTGGCCGTCACTATTGG ATTGGAAAAGGTAGGATTTGGAACAATGGCAGGGAAGGCAAAGGTGTTGGGTACATTAATTGGAATAGGTGGTGCAATGTTGCTTACTTTTTACAAAGGAGTCCAAATTAATACAGGATCGGTCCATGTAGACCTTGTACATCATCAACATCATGGGGCTTCTTCTTCTTATAGCTCACATCCAAGCTCTGCACATCATTTATGGGGTGCTTTGTTGGCTCTTGGTAGCTGTATTTCATATGCTCTATGGTTAAATGTTcag GCTAAGATGGGTGAGAAATATCCATGTTATTACTCAAGCACAGCATTGACATGCATAATGGCAGCCATACAATCAACTGTTTTTGCACTTTGCTTGGAAAAAGATTGGAGTCAGTGGAAATTAGGCTGGAATGTTAGGCTTCTCACCGTTGCGTTTGCG GGAATTTTAGGGTCAGGATTGATGTTTAGCTTGGTCGCTTGGTGCGTGCGCTTGAAAGGTCCGCTTTACGCATCCGTTTTCAACCCTTTGTTGCTTGTATTAGTTGCCTTTGCAGGCTCATTTTTCCTCGAAGAAAACCTCTATCTCGGAAG TATAATGGGAGCAGTGCTTATTGTGATGGGACTCTACATTGTGCTATGGGGAAAAGGCAAAGAGAtggaaatgaaaaagatgaatgaATTAGTTTCATCGATTAAAAGTGTTACCACCAATAGAGCTATCCAAGTTATTGTCACTTCCAATGATGCCACTTCTACTATTAGTAACAATGATAATAATAGCATCAATGTAGCAAGTAAAATTCCATCAAATAAATAG